A window of Onychostoma macrolepis isolate SWU-2019 chromosome 24, ASM1243209v1, whole genome shotgun sequence genomic DNA:
CCCCTTAAGACCATCTCAAATtcagataaaacaaaaaacaattattagTAGTACTACCAGAAAGTGttacattgttgttgttgtttttaaattctCAGTTGGGATTTACTGCTCATTTTTCAAACAGAATGTTACCTACACACACCATTGTGGTGTACCATTATGAGTAAACCCCAAATAAACCTCATAAACATACAGAATACAACAGTTTGAATTTTGAGTCAGAACATGCAGAAGGAACAAATATCATACTCCCGTGTCTGTTGGAGTAAGACAATGAAGCTTATAGCAGACAAAGGCTCCAGTGACTTTGGAGTCACTTTCTTGTGAGTGGAGCCTGCTGGACTTGATCTGACTTCCCATCTGGGGATTATTTGCCCCTTTGTCATGTGATGGGAGATTAGTCGGTCCTGTGTAATGCACTGGACAGCAGCAGTTTCATATTCTCTTCTGCCATGCTGGGAAACTTCAACTCTAGAAACCTTTTCAACCACTTCTTCTGTGAGACTGCCAAGGGCAACCCAGAGCTATGGTGAGTTAGAGAGTCCAGTATGGTATTTTGTACTAAGAGTTAGCAGAGAGTGGTATAAATTTTAAGATTAGCACTGGTGCACAAGATAGCATTGAATGGTGCCTTTGGAAGAACTGAAGGTCTTGGCCTACTGAGGGTTTGGTGTAGATTCTGAAGCCAAACGTGAGTTGAATAGTTCAAAGCTGAGTTAGCTCACAAATCACAGGACAAATTAGCTAAAGTCTGAActgtttttgtaaaaacaagTAGGAAAATGGAAGTTATTAAAGTTTTGTCATCATCTATACTCCTAATTTTCTCTTATTTGCaagaatgttttatttatatcttaATGGAAGAAGACCCAAGGAGATTAACCTAACAAGGCACTAACACCTTCCTAAGAGAAGGCTGAGAGTTACTGCCAGAATTAGCCGTCTTCTCTTAGCTGTGTTGACAATCTGGTGCTTTCTTGCTATACTATGAGACCTCAGCGTGTAATATTATCCTACAGGTCTTTGTCACCACTGATGCGTAGAGTAATTAATTAGCGCTGTTAATTATATGACAGTCATGTTAGTGAAATGCTGAAATTCTCCAAGCTCAAAGGCAAAGAAAGATCCCATAGATTCACTGGATCAGTGTTGTCATTgttaactaaaagtaaaactattaaaaaatggattttggtaattgaaataaaataataaaaataatccaaaCAAAAACGAATGAAAATgccaaaaaagttaaaaatactcaaatgtaaactataattaaaactgaaaaaaataaaaaatgttcatccaaaatgttaataaatacacCTATATAAAAACAAGACTGCACTAGGTATGGGAACACAGTATCAGGACCTTTACTTTACTGTAGGTTCCTGGAATAGCATCTGCCCTGAGGATGGAGTGCAAGGTTTCTCATGTAATTTGATTCCTTTTTCTTGCCTTTGTTTTCCATTTCATGTCAACCGGACCTCTGTGTACCTAGCCTCccttatatttcatttattgtgtttgtatgtttgcATCTATGTGTTTGGGTCTAGGTGTCCTGGAACACAGAGTCAGCGAACAAAGCTAGAGCGGACACAGATGGAGGGAAGCGAGGACAGGGTCACGGCGACCAACCCTCCCAGATCCCCCCAGACTGAGATGAAGGAGAGTACGCCATCACCACCTGCTGGATCCACTGCATGCAACAATGTTCCTACATGGACAGAAGAGCCAGGCGTAGACAACCCTGCCTTTGAAGAAAGCACTGAAGAAGACAGTGAGTACCCTAATCAGATACAGCAAAATTGTCACTTCCAGTAGTTGGTATACTTGAGGCGGTTCTGCTGCACTCCGTGACACACTGTGCTCTGACATTTTTAGGGTGGTCTGCCTCAGCAGATTAACAGTGCTCATcaacataaaaatgtttgaGTTGGCCAATCAAATGAAAGACGATCggtttttacatttacatttacatttacatttatgcatttagcagacgcttttatccaaagcgacttacattgcattcaagttacagtttttacattttatcagctcttgctttccctgggaatcgaacccatgatcttggcattgctagcgccatgctctactatttgagctacaggaaagacTGTAAAAAGTCTTAATAAAAAGACCAATAAAAAGAGGTTTTTATTGGTCACAGAACCTGAATTTCATTCGCCACTTCAGTCTTAACAGtgaaaaaagctaaatatttaatatttgacaaCTCTTAATAATAGAAATGTTACATAAGTAATATTCACTGATTAAAAGTATTATGTATTTAGTaaaattttgctgtttttaacGGAAAATAGCTTATATAATTTACTCAACTTATAATGTAATTTGCAATTGAGTGTGATGAGACCAAAAACATTCAGAGAGCCATTTGTAGCATATTAGGCATATGATTAAGAGTGATTgtgtgcatattttaaaaagaatagaactattatttaatattaaattaaatatatataattagcatataatttacatgttatatatatgcaaatagttcatatgcattacaatatattcaaatttgagttattttactatttttctttcttttcctttttgtttATTCCCTTAATCCTTTCAAAtcctttaatattttaattcctTTAACTTAAAATTCCTTGACAATACCAACAAAACTATgctttacaatttatttatttattttttggtcccCCACCAATGTCTTTCTTGACTGTAACTATAAATTTCATGATATGAAACCCACTACATTAGCAACTTGAACTCACTTGAACTTGGTTACTCACAGTTAATTCCAATAGAGACTTGCATTAGCACATATTGCAAAGCTAacacaataaacaaataatacaaaatagtacattaaaaaaatacatagcgTACACAAATATTAGGTTAAATAGTCCATTTTAATCAGATGGACCAgttttatcaatttttttttttttgatagtttATTCCATTAGTGTTTTAAATTAGcacatgttgctaagctaacaataCTCTGTGGTGACTTACATGTTTTATGGAGTGAAGTTTATATTATGAGTCTTTTTGTCCCTCAAAGGTGTCCATGGTTTAGAGTGCGCTCCTCCCCGTGTAAAGCGTCCTCTCAGCAACCCGTGCATTCATCTTCTCCGCACTGGCAGTTCTGCCTCTTCAGGATGGGACTTTGTTGAAACTCTGCCTCTTTCTGCTGAAGAAGGTATGATTATTTCACACAGTCCTAGACTAAACCATTTAATCACTTtgtttcttaaaggaatagttcacccaaaaatgaaaattttgtcattatttcctcgccctcatgtcgttccaaacctgtatgagtttctttattatgttgaacacaaaagaagatattttgaagagccAAACAGTCTTCCCCattccccattgacttccatagtatttctttccctactatggaagtcaatggggacaataaactgttcgattaccagcattcttcaaaatatcttcttttatgttcaacataagaaagaaactcatacagtattggaacaacatgagggtgaataaatgatgacaaaattttcattttgatatcTTTGTTTGGGTTCCATACGTCTTGTTCTTCAGGTTGTGTGAAACTTCCATCTCTACCTGAGGGAGAAATCACAACTATTGAGGTTCATCGTGCAAACCCCTACACAGAGCTGGGCATAAGTATTGTAGGTGGAAACGAGACCCCCCTGATAAATGTGGTAATACAGGAGGTGTACCGTGATGGTGTTATAGCCCGAGACGGACGGCTGCTGGCCGGTGACCAAATACTTCAGGTATTGTCGTTGCTGTTCCAAAATAACCGTCTGATTAAAAAAGGCATTTCACTGCTATTTACAGATCAGCCCTGATACTTTAATCAATCTCTAAAGAGCTCTAATTAATTGTGGCTGCAGAATCACTATCTGCATGAATAGATGCAGAACAACATTCTTCAAACTGACATTCACCAAAATATGCCTGCTCCTTCATTTTGACccagaaatacattttacatttgaaaagGAAAGTCTCCcctttttaatgatataattgTTTCAGTTTGAACAGTTGAgatgtaatttgatttaaattgcatttatatataaacagaatttgacataaattaattaattagacagAATTTGATATTTGACAATTAGgaggttttgttgttgtttttatagaaattaatacttttattcagcaaggaagcattaaattgattaagggtgacaaagacatttatatatatatatatatatatatatatatatatatatatatatatatatgtgtgtgtgtgtgtatccctttaaattagatattatatttttttcttcaaataaatgctgttttttttactttatatattcatcagagaatcctgaaagaaatatatcatggtttcacctaaaatattatcatgatttcataaggatcatgtgacactaaagactggaggaatgactgctgaaaattcacagaaatatattacattttaaaatatattcaaatagaagtagaataatatttaacaatattacttactgtttttacttaCTTTTGGtaaataagagacttctttcaaaagcagtagtgtacattaaataattaataacaaattaagtaaaaatataatacataatataactAAAAGCTGAAAAGGCTTTGTTTCattgtaaatataaaacatgaaaaaaatctcTTTGTCTCCAACTACTGACACAAAAGCTTGGCCCGTATATCAAACCCATTCATTTTTCCTCTACATTTCTCATTTGTGTGCAGGTGAACAACGTAGACATCAGTAACGTGCCCCATAACTTTGCTCGCTCTACCCTGGCCCGTCCCTGCACCACCCTGCAGTTGACGGTTCTGAGAGAGCGCCGCTGCTCTGCCAGGCCACCTGTGGCGACTGCGACGCCCAAGGGCAGCCCTGCCAGCATACGTATCACCCTGCACAAGCGGGAATCATCAGAGCAGCTGGGGATCAAGCTGGTGCGGCGTACAGATGAAGCGGGTGTGTTTATCCTGGACTTGCTGGAGGGAGGGTTAGCCGCTAAAGACGGGCGACTTTGCAGCAACGACAGAGTGCTGGCCGTCAACGAGCATGACCTGAGACACGGCACGCCTGAGCAGGCAGCTCAGATTATACAGGTAGAGAGAAAGCACGTGTGTGGGGCAGTTCAGGTCAAGATAAAGACGCTAGTAGACCTTTGCTAACTGATAAATGgctgatattaaaatacatcttaaaatatatatagatatctGTACTCTGGTTTctacataaatgaaaaataaaatactaaaaactaAAAGTGAATTTAAGCATCACAGCATTATAATGTAAAGTATGAAATCTGGATATTCATTTGAAgtttacatttaacagtgttattcaatTATCAGTGTTGTTAAACATTAACTTTAAGTGAGCAATAGACGACAGCAAAGGTAATTTAACTACctttgtttactgtattttagtgtgattttagtattgtttatgttctatagtatttattcatatttttaataacttcattttaatatctttagtttttattgtaagtgtagtaattttgttattttctcgtcatttaaaacaaaacaaaaattaattagctttagctatattttatttaatttttagttttagtattttttttttgtaataaaaaatttgtaaaaaaattttttagtttttcttgtaatatttatattttattttatttcagcatgtTGTTAAACATTAATCTAATCatctttgatattttattttagtagtatcTAATGatctttgttatttttattagcatTTATGTACTACAATATAATTCTAATAaaatttttacaataatatttttaattagcttaATTTTTATATTCTCAGCTTCACTGTAATTTCAGTTATGTTctcttgtcattttaattagttttgtttttatatttctataaaaaaatattttattttatttcagttttagttttattatttagtttttcctgtgatatttatatcttattttaactttatttaaattaacacaTGTTTTAGATAATTAGGTAATACGATACGAAAATGTCTAATGTCGGGCACTAACCAATATGATTACCAATATATTCTGCATTCTTAAATATTGGATAAAAACAATCCATAGACTTACACCGAAAGAGGGCTTCAGCCATATCTAAAGCCCAGAAAACCAGTCAGTAAcaacctagcaacaccctagcaaccaccctagtGTGGTGGTGACTTTTGCTCCAGCAATACTGCTCACATTTTCTTCTGAAAATAAACATCTAGTTTCCTCTAATAAATATTCCCATAATAATACAGCTATTGCAAATCATCTGTGCAAATCTCAATGCCTGTTTGGAACATTAGGACACTGTCTCTGCTGCCCTGCTCAGAGGGTAATGTGATTGATAGTATCTTTATGTCTACGTGAGCTGCTTTCTCCCATCTGGCTGCCCTGATCACACAGAGAAAGGGCAGCTAAAGCATTATTAAGAATAGCACTGGCAGGCAGCAGACTGTCTTTGTTGGATATAAAGCCACCTCGGCACTCAATAGAAGAGTATTAGGTATTTATACAGACCGCCTACTGTCATCTTCTAGGCTAGTGGAGAAAGAGTCAATCTGCTGATTAGCCGGTCCAGCAAGCAGACTATGGCTGTGCACATAGGCTCCACCTTGACCAGGGACGTTTGGAGCCATGAACACATTCCGCCGCTTCCCAGCACTGCGACCCCAAGCCCAGTCCCAAGTCTGCACCTTGCCAGGTCTTCCACCCAGAGAGTGAGTACAAATGCCTACGGCCAAGAGCGAGAGCAAGTCTGTGTGTGTTGCAGAATCTATTTTAGCTTCGTTGAGACGTAATTAGGGAGCCCTATTTCCGAAGCATCTGGGTAGCTTCCAGTTTTTCCATGAGTTCAGACCACAACCTTAATTACTCCTGGTTGAATCTATTATGAGATCAATTACGAAGTTAGAGTAGAGCTGCTCCCTTTGGGAAGATGAACAGCACTCTACTGAGAGCCGATCAGAGTGTCCATTTAGAAATGGGCTTCCCTTTTTCCTTCTCCACATCTGAGACAAATTTAGATTTGATGATATGATGCTTGTGTTTTGTAGGATCTCTCCCAGTGTGTGACCTGTAAGGAGAAACACATCACTGTGAAGAAGGAACCGCATGAGTCTCTAGGTATGACTGTGGCAGGGGGACGGGGCAGCAAGAGCGGAGAGCTGCCGATCTTCGTCACGAGCGTCCAACCCCATGGCTGCCTGTCACGTGATGGACGAATCAAACGTGGTAAgttatataaatgcatttttttcttaaattagtATCTAGATAATCTTTATAACCCACGGTTAAGCAAGTTTGTGGACCTACCATCAACATGACTTCAACATTGAGCCTGTTCACTTTCTTAATACATACTACTGGTCCTATTACACATGCTTGTTTTTATTAGCAATTCCACTCCAAATAATGAGACgagtttaataataaatacatacatttaaaacaattctcACTAAAGTGACACTTCAAGACACTTATTCAAGTCTCAGTTAGTTGTAAGCTGCTCAACCAACTCAAGTCATTCATGCAGGTATCCGACTACACTGGTTGTGCTGTATGTGTTTGATTTACTGTAAAGGACCAACTCATTTTTTCGTTAATCAGACCACACTGGTTGTGCTGCATGTGTTTGAGTCACTAAGAAGAACTGACTCATTCATGcaggaatcagactacactggttgTGCTGTATGTGTTTGATTTACTGTAAAGAACCAACTAATTTTTTGGGGatcagactacactggttgTGCCATTGTGTTTAATTTACGAAATAGAACTGACTcattattttagaaattagACTACACTGGTTGTGCTGCATGTGTTTGAGTCACTAAGAAGAACTGATTGACTAGAATTATTCCTTcaggaatcagactacactggttgtgctgtatgtgtctgattcactaaaatgaaccgactcattcattcaggaatcagactacactgaatgcactgtatgtgtttgatttactataaagaaaaactaattttttggggatcagactacactggttgTGCCATTGTGTTTAATTTACGAAATAGAACCGACTcattattttagaaattagACTACACTGGTTGTGCTGCATGTGCTTGATTTACTAAAAAGAACCGAGTCATTCCTTTGGGGatcagactacactggttgtgctgtatgtgtttcattcactaaaataaaaccaactcattattttttaaattagactACACTGGTTGTGCTGCATGTGCTTGGTTTACTAAAAAGAACTGAGTAATTAGAGTCATTCATTtgggaatcagactacactgatTGTGCTGCATGTgtctgattcactaaaaaaataaaaaaataaaaaaacaaggttGTTTTTGAGGAATACACTGTTTCCCACTCGTGTCTCTGATGATGAAGTGCACTGAAGCGAAACCTGTCTCCATGGGGCTTCAGCCGTGTTTCAGTGTTCCTCTCTGTGTGGCTGTTAGGAGTGTCTCTAAGTATCTTTGTTGTCTCATTGCTCAGGGGATGTACTGTTGAGTATTAATGGTCAAGATTTGACCTATCTGAGCCACAGCGAGGCAGTGGGTACTCTGAAGTCCAGCGCCGCATCCTGCTCTGTCCAGCTGAGGGCACTAGAGGTGAACACAGTGGAAGAACCGGGCCTGGATGAAGAACTTCTCCCTCCACACGAAAACGACTATGACGCAAGCTGGTCACCTTCATGGGTCATGTGGCTTGGACTTCCCAGGTAAGAGTGCAGTCAATCAGATTTTGTAGAACTTTGAGAGATCGTTTAATGAAACAAGCGATTTAGGGCTATTAAAGTGGATGTACTTTTGGAAGAGTCCAAATAGCTCTCTTTGAACTCCATTGGGAGGCTTAAAATAGCATTCTCACCTTGCTGAGCACTGATCCAAATAACCCTAAAATAGTCAAAGCAATCTGGCCAAGACTACCATCATGCCAGGTTCACCTACTTTTTTTCCATCCAAATCTGAGTGGAAACAGCTTTGAAGGGAGAGAATGCAGCTATTTTGATGAGTTGGACACAGAAAATATGTGTAGTGTTGATGTGTTTTGGATCAGCAGCTTTATGCAGTGCTAACCCACGAGGGGATTATAGCTGTGTCGTGATGTAAACATCAACAGCTGCAGATTATCAGATGAAGCATACATGTGGAGATAACTTGCTCCTAGCCCATTTCAGCCCAGTCTCAGGTCATTCAGTCCAGTCTCACTCTCTCCTTTTTTACTTTGTCCTTCATCATCCGTCCCCTTTGCTTTGGCACCCTTCTGTTTCCTTCTCCGTTCCTGTCATTGTGCCAAATCCTCCATTTCTATATATCTCCTACCAACATGCATCTGTTTTTCTgcgtctccttttgtgttcctgATTTTTCTTTGTCACCTAGTTTCTAAGCAATctgaaatacaatttttgatTTGTGGATGAAAAAACAGAtgggaaaaaatgtatttgctgaTGATGCTCACTTGTTTTTCCACATCGTTCTCTGTCTTTCTGGTTCCCTGTCACAGCTACCTGCATAGCAGTCATGAGATCGTCCTCCGCAGAAGTCACCCTGGCAGCTGGGGCTTCAGCATTGTTGGAGGTTATGAGGAGAACCACAGCAACCAGGCGTTCTTTATCAAGACTATTGTCCTTGGAACACCCGCTTACTACGATGGCCGTCTAAAGTGAGCaagcacaacaaaacaaacaataaacaatgaCATAATGCTTCACGGCTAGATGATACAGCACTTTCAGCATTACCttgattaaaatgttataaaacaaGCCTACATCTCTGGCCATCAGTGTTGCATAAAAGattctttttttgtatatactaaataaaaacaatttaaatttttttttttttaaattacaattattatttaatgaaaatattaaaataatattttattgtatcattataatattcataaaatattaataataatatatttataaattatttattttttaacatttaaaaaaaattattacttttttattcatttgactATTTATTACAATAGAACTTTGTTGAATATTTATGAAATGGAAATTTTCTACATGcttattgtgaacaatttaTCAATGCAGatgttaattttttaattttatttttttttaccttataattttttaatcaatgtgtCTTGATTCGATCTCTTGGTGAAATGACTTGTCCAATCATTTAGTCCGATTAAACCCCGCCCCTTTATTACAATCAAATGCAACCTTGGATTCAGCAGATCCGCCtacatccaatcaacaaccagTAGATAGAATCAAGCAtatgcgattttttttttttttttttaataaagataaaCATTGCAACTTTAAACACTCATTTACTTCTGAAAAGCCAATCAATATTTAGTCTCACAAAACACATTAGTGGTACTTGTGGTCAGATTTTAATTCAGTAACCAACCAATTCAGGTGTGTCGTTTCCCATTCAGGTGTGGTGACATGATAGTGGCTGTAAACAGTCTGTCCACGGC
This region includes:
- the lnx2a gene encoding ligand of Numb protein X 2a isoform X2; amino-acid sequence: MGSLGEGVDPGMVSEALLEALCSECGQIHRAWENHLYNYRLEVDDDLVCHICLQPLVQPLDTPCGHTFCARCLRSFLQERDFCPLDRAHLQLQVCRRSSILVHKLLDKLSVTCPLTPSCSLSMPRCDLEAHLKHRCPGTQSQRTKLERTQMEGSEDRVTATNPPRSPQTEMKESTPSPPAGSTACNNVPTWTEEPGVDNPAFEESTEEDSVHGLECAPPRVKRPLSNPCIHLLRTGSSASSGWDFVETLPLSAEEGCVKLPSLPEGEITTIEVHRANPYTELGISIVGGNETPLINVVIQEVYRDGVIARDGRLLAGDQILQVNNVDISNVPHNFARSTLARPCTTLQLTVLRERRCSARPPVATATPKGSPASIRITLHKRESSEQLGIKLVRRTDEAGVFILDLLEGGLAAKDGRLCSNDRVLAVNEHDLRHGTPEQAAQIIQDLSQCVTCKEKHITVKKEPHESLGMTVAGGRGSKSGELPIFVTSVQPHGCLSRDGRIKRGDVLLSINGQDLTYLSHSEAVGTLKSSAASCSVQLRALEVNTVEEPGLDEELLPPHENDYDASWSPSWVMWLGLPSYLHSSHEIVLRRSHPGSWGFSIVGGYEENHSNQAFFIKTIVLGTPAYYDGRLKCGDMIVAVNSLSTAGMSHSALVPMLKEQRSRVALTVVSWPGSLV
- the lnx2a gene encoding ligand of Numb protein X 2a isoform X1 gives rise to the protein MGSLGEGVDPGMVSEALLEALCSECGQIHRAWENHLYNYRLEVDDDLVCHICLQPLVQPLDTPCGHTFCARCLRSFLQERDFCPLDRAHLQLQVCRRSSILVHKLLDKLSVTCPLTPSCSLSMPRCDLEAHLKHRCPGTQSQRTKLERTQMEGSEDRVTATNPPRSPQTEMKESTPSPPAGSTACNNVPTWTEEPGVDNPAFEESTEEDSVHGLECAPPRVKRPLSNPCIHLLRTGSSASSGWDFVETLPLSAEEGCVKLPSLPEGEITTIEVHRANPYTELGISIVGGNETPLINVVIQEVYRDGVIARDGRLLAGDQILQVNNVDISNVPHNFARSTLARPCTTLQLTVLRERRCSARPPVATATPKGSPASIRITLHKRESSEQLGIKLVRRTDEAGVFILDLLEGGLAAKDGRLCSNDRVLAVNEHDLRHGTPEQAAQIIQASGERVNLLISRSSKQTMAVHIGSTLTRDVWSHEHIPPLPSTATPSPVPSLHLARSSTQRDLSQCVTCKEKHITVKKEPHESLGMTVAGGRGSKSGELPIFVTSVQPHGCLSRDGRIKRGDVLLSINGQDLTYLSHSEAVGTLKSSAASCSVQLRALEVNTVEEPGLDEELLPPHENDYDASWSPSWVMWLGLPSYLHSSHEIVLRRSHPGSWGFSIVGGYEENHSNQAFFIKTIVLGTPAYYDGRLKCGDMIVAVNSLSTAGMSHSALVPMLKEQRSRVALTVVSWPGSLV